The genomic stretch CATGCCGGTGACCATCACGGTAAAGAGTTCGCTTCGGGTCATGCGTTCGAGGTAGGGCTGGACGAGCAGCGGCGCTTCGGTCATGCCCACGAAGATGTTGGCGGCTGCGGCGAGGCTTTCGGCGGCCGAGGTTCGAAGGGTGCGGCGCAAGACCAATGCCATTCCGTCGATGACGCGCTGGACGATCCCCCAGTGGTAGAGAATGGAGAAGATGCTCCCCATGAAGAGGATGATCGGGAGCACGTCGAGCACGAACGAAAAGCCCAGCGCCTTGATGGGTCCGAACATGAAGGTCGTGCCGGCTTCCGTGAACTGCAGGAAGCCGAGCACGGCATCATTCACACCGCGAAAGAAGACCTGACCCGGTGTGGTCTTCAGGAGCAGCAGGGCCAGCACCGCCTGCAGGCCCAGGCCCCAGCCGATCACACGCCAAGGCATGCGACGCCGATGTTCGGAGAACGCCCAGGCCACCGCGATCATGGCCAGTAGCCCAAAAGCGCTGGTCAGACGCAGCCCCACGTCGCTCATCCGGTCTGCTCCGATCGGGTCATGCCGAATGCTTCGACCAACCGGCGGGTGGCCTCCAGTGGATCCGTAGCTCCGGCGACCGCCGAGATCACGGCGAACCCCGCCGCTCCCGCGGTCGCCACGGCACCGGCCTCGGCTTCGCCGATTCCGCCAATCGCGACGAGGGGCTTCGGCGCGACGTGGGCGGCGGTCTTGCCCAGGGCTTCGAGCCCGCGCGGCGTGTAGGGACTGTCCTTCGACGCCGTGCCGAACACCGGACCGAAAGCGACGTAGTCGACCGGCTCCGTCGCAGCCCGATCGAGTTGGGCCTCGTCATGGGTCGATCGGCCGACCAGCAGACGCGAGCGAGCCTCCGGCGGCAGCCGGTCCGGGGCGAGATCCTCCTGGCCCAGATGCACACCATCTGCTTCGGCCAGAAGCGCCAGATCGAAGCGGTCGTTCACGAAGAAGCCCACGCCGGCCTCTCGGGTCAACGCGCGAATCTCCCGCGCCCAGGCCAATGCGATCCGATCGGTCGCATGTT from bacterium encodes the following:
- the thiE gene encoding thiamine phosphate synthase, coding for MSFDRRPETSFPRRPGTSFPLAGLFVLADDDPRWPHDPVAQARAACAGSAAVVQLRTKHATDRIALAWAREIRALTREAGVGFFVNDRFDLALLAEADGVHLGQEDLAPDRLPPEARSRLLVGRSTHDEAQLDRAATEPVDYVAFGPVFGTASKDSPYTPRGLEALGKTAAHVAPKPLVAIGGIGEAEAGAVATAGAAGFAVISAVAGATDPLEATRRLVEAFGMTRSEQTG